The Scatophagus argus isolate fScaArg1 chromosome 4, fScaArg1.pri, whole genome shotgun sequence DNA window CTGCATTTGACTGTTCAAGGTGCATAGTGGGCTTTTCTTTGAAATTGTAGATTGTGTGAACTGCTGGCTGACTGGttcctcttctcccttttttttatttaaccttCAGAACTATTCAAGGATCTCTTCCTGTGACTCAACAAATGACAGAGATGAGCATCTCGAGAGAGGACAAACCAGAACCCCTAGAACCTGGtaaaaacacgcacacacacacacacacacacaaacaaacaaacaaacaagcgGGCTTTTAACACGTGCAGGTGACGGCTGACATGCTGACTTCTCAAGGAAAACATCGCCTTGTAGGACCCTCTGCGGccacagtttatttttgatGCTTCGCTGCATACCTTAAACCCAACTGTTGGTTTTACTTACAGCCTccaagaaaagagaggagaccTAAAAATAAACCTGTTTAAAAATACCTCCACACCAGAGAGCGTTCTCAGATTTGATGCTGCCTGCCAGAGGCTTTCTCAGAGTAGTGTACTGTTTTCTGCCAAGAACAAGAGATGGCAATTTAGAGATAAGGAACATAGTAATTATAATCATTTGGGACAAAAAGTATACAATTTCAGTtgacagtgtgtttgcatgtcttaAAGAACTATGACCAAAACTCATTAATCTGCTGCTTCTCGCAAATTAAAGATCTGAGATAATGAGATAATTAAAACTAGCATGActagcaatttttttttcctctgtcatctttCTTTATGTGTAGTTGTAAACCAGCCTGCTGCTTCTAGCCCTGCTCCTGTAGCTTCCTCCAGCAGTGACGATAGCAAGAGTGACACCCCCAAACCCAAGAAGAACAGGTGCTTCATGTGCCGCAAGAGGGTGGGCCTTACAGGTGAGCAGGAGGGGGGCCATGACGGGACACCTGGTCCTGATAACAGACTTACTGTTTTTTCTTACCATCTCTCCTGTACAAGCTTTGACTGTTGACCTCTGTGCTTCCAGGCTTTGACTGTCGCTGTGGCAACCTGTTCTGTGGCATCCACCGGTACTCCGACAAGCACAACTGCCCCTATGATTACAAGGCCGAGGCCGCCGCCAAGATCCGTAAAGAGAACCCCGTGGTGGTGGCCGACAAGATCCAGAGAATATAGATCCAACAACGCGAACAGCAGCGGCGGCAATGATGACAACACCTTTGACAAAGACTGGAGTATGAGTGTGAACCTTTTGAAATGAGCACTGGCACAAGTGGCTAAGTGAGGATTGAAAGGACTCGATTTACAGAATTACAACCTTGGGGGggggaagaagaaaacaaaaagaaaagatccTGTCTGAGGGCGATGCATGAATGAtcacctttcttctttttttgattAATTCATTAGTTTGTTTTATCCTATTATCTGTGGTGTGACCTTGCCGCTGTTcagtcctttttttgtttttctcagaataTGTATTGTCTTATCAAGAGCAGCCCAGGCTGTCCAGGATATGCTGTGCTCCTCTCACCCAACCAGGCGCCATTTTGTGCCAAACCATAGACCACCATTTTACCCTGTCACGTGTCAGACACTGGCAGGTCTTTTAAAACATTCAGACTGTAACAGTGTAACAGTCCACACGAGTTGTGTCCCTCAGCCGTTGAACTTGTCCCGAGCTCCGTGGGTGCCGGAGCCGGTCAGCGTTCGGAAAGCCGCCTCCCGTCGTGCACAAGGGGCTTTGTTaccttgtctctgtctttcctaGC harbors:
- the zfand5a gene encoding AN1-type zinc finger protein 5a, with protein sequence MAQETNQSPVPMLCATGCGFYGNPRTNGMCSVCYKEHLTRQQSSDRMSPLSPMGSAASPTSEASAIQRLEASLAKVDASPASSPDMSRTIQGSLPVTQQMTEMSISREDKPEPLEPVVNQPAASSPAPVASSSSDDSKSDTPKPKKNRCFMCRKRVGLTGFDCRCGNLFCGIHRYSDKHNCPYDYKAEAAAKIRKENPVVVADKIQRI